Proteins encoded by one window of Orbaceae bacterium BiB:
- the deoD gene encoding purine-nucleoside phosphorylase, with the protein MTTPHINAADNAFAETVLMPGDPLRAKFIAENFLDDAIEVTNVRAMLGYTGYYKGQKVSIMGHGMGIPSCSIYTAELIKFYNVKNIIRVGSCGAVRSDVNVGDIIIGMGACTDSKVNRIRFRDNDFAAIADFNLTVNAVNAAKLLGIPVKVGNLFSADLFYNPDPTMFDVMEKYKILGVEMEAAGIYGVAAEFGANALAICTVSDHIRTGIAMSSEQRQLGFKEMITIALEGVLLNK; encoded by the coding sequence ATGACAACCCCTCATATTAATGCCGCTGATAATGCTTTTGCCGAAACCGTTCTAATGCCCGGGGATCCTTTAAGGGCTAAATTTATCGCTGAAAATTTTTTAGATGATGCTATTGAAGTCACCAATGTTAGGGCAATGCTTGGCTATACCGGATACTATAAAGGGCAGAAAGTATCGATAATGGGACATGGTATGGGAATTCCATCTTGTTCTATTTATACCGCCGAGTTAATCAAATTCTATAACGTCAAAAATATTATTCGTGTCGGTTCCTGTGGGGCAGTTCGTTCAGATGTTAATGTCGGTGATATTATTATCGGTATGGGAGCTTGTACAGATTCTAAAGTTAATCGTATCCGTTTTCGAGATAATGATTTTGCAGCGATCGCTGATTTTAATTTGACGGTTAATGCTGTTAATGCTGCGAAATTATTAGGTATACCTGTTAAAGTCGGTAACCTCTTTTCGGCAGATCTATTTTATAACCCAGATCCAACTATGTTTGATGTAATGGAAAAATACAAAATTCTTGGTGTCGAAATGGAAGCCGCTGGTATTTATGGTGTTGCTGCCGAATTTGGTGCTAATGCATTAGCGATTTGTACTGTTTCTGATCATATTCGTACTGGTATTGCGATGTCTTCTGAACAACGTCAATTAGGTTTTAAAGAGATGATTACAATTGCTTTAGAGGGAGTTTTACTAAATAAATAA
- the infA gene encoding translation initiation factor IF-1, with translation MAKEDNIEMQGTILDTLPNTMFRVELENGHVVTAHISGKMRKNYIRILTGDKVTVEMTPYDLSKARIIFRSR, from the coding sequence ATGGCAAAAGAAGATAATATTGAAATGCAAGGCACTATACTCGATACATTACCGAATACAATGTTTCGTGTAGAACTGGAGAATGGACACGTAGTAACAGCACACATTTCAGGTAAAATGCGTAAAAACTATATCCGAATTTTAACAGGAGATAAAGTGACTGTTGAAATGACTCCGTATGACTTATCTAAAGCTCGTATCATCTTTCGTAGTCGCTAA